The sequence GAAAATTGCTCTGAATGCTGCTGAGGACAGATAAAATAATCCCCCTCCCCATTGATATGGGGAGGGGGATGTAGTTATTTCGTTACTTGAGCTAGGCCGGGATATAATCCAGGGTGAACCCGAGTTTCATCTTGTCTTCCGGCCACCACTTGGTGCTCATCTTTTCTTCCCCCGGATAGACCGGCTGCTCGTTGATACTCTCAATCAACAGTTCAAGGAAGTGGAACTCAGTGAGTTCATATTTGGTGATGATCTCCGGGGGCAGCAACACCGCCAGGCCCGACTCCCGGGAGAACTTCCAGTGGAAGGTCTCATTGGGCTCATGTGTCACCTGCCCGGTCTTGCCGGTATAAACCTTCAGGATCTTGCCTGAAATATGATCATTCGGCTTAACTTTAAATTCCTCATAAAGCTCATCAGGAATATGCCACCATAAGGCTCTGAACCCGGTTTTGACATATCCTTTGACGAGCATGGGGTCGAATCCGCATACACCAACACGACATTTTGCTGGCATGCTTACCCTCCTTATATTTTAGATACCAATCTGTTCGGTCCCATTGTCACCACGGCTTCGGCGGTTAAACAAGGTAATATTTTCCGGCCTTGTAAGCCACCTTATTTCCGCCAAACACTCTTGGTGTGCTCGACAAACTTAACCAATAGTCCTTTTTTCTGAGGTGGAGCCGCTATGGTTTCCAGAGTCTGGCGCAGGTCCTCCACCTCATTATAGCAGACGTCCAAGAAATCATTGACCTCATCCGGGGTGAGGTATTTACAGGCATACATCCGCATCACAAAGGGGGAGATGTGCTCACTGATCTCGGCGGCAAATTCCTCCGCCAGGTATTCATCCCCCCCCTCGGGGGTGGCAAACCCGAGATAGCTCCTCTTCCAGTTGAGGACCATGGTCTTGATAACTTCCAGTTCCTTACGGACGTTGTCTTCCATCCTACTTCTTCGGCTCAAAGGCGTAACACTTTTTGATCACGTTAAAATCCGCTACACACCAATAATGCGGCCAGTGGATTTTTTTACACCAGCCAATGATGTCCGCGGGCGGGAAACTGGAACCTTTGATCACCGGTTTGAGATGCTCGCACTGCCAGCAGATATGGTCGGTTTCCTTCTCCGGCTCCAGGACTTTATCTAAGAATTGTCGTGGAGTTAATCCTTCAGTCCCGCTCATGTAGCACTCCTTTCTTTATCACCGTTCCCTATTACCAGTCCTTGACTTCGCCGTCCCTGAGCATGCGTTGATATTCCTCCCACACCTCAGGAGAAAGCCGTTTCAGATCCCAGTTGAACTTATAGCTACCGGCGATGCCTCCGTCCGGCGGCTGCGGGCGCCAGCCCCTGAGAGGACGGCCCCGGATGCTGAACTTCCGCATGTCAGGTACGCCTAGGTAAATATGGCGGGGCAGGCACTCGAAGGGTCGGGTCCGACCTTCCACGCCCGGCGAATAGTTGGAGTAGCCATCCAAGGGTTTATCGGCATAGAGGGGGCTGGTATCGGGCTTTTCCCCCGGCCTCTCCTCCGGGCCTTTATACATGTGGCCCTGGATCATATGGATGTAGTAAACCGTACCGCATTCAGCACAGTTCACCTTGCCTTCCCAGTTCCAGAAGCAATAAGGATCCAGATAATTTACGGTGTTGCACGGTTTTCCGTCCACCATTTTTTTACACCAAATAATATCACACACAGCGCTCCCTCCTTTTAGATCATGGCCTTGGAGTACCACTCTTCGATCTTGGCTGTTGGATACCCGAGCAGCTCGTGGTAAATCTTTACGTTGTCGGCGCCCACCGGCCGCCAGATCCAGTAGAGTCTGCGCGGCGTCTTGGACATCAATCCCGCACCGTAAGACCCCATGGCCAAGACATCGCCAAAGATGGGATCATCCTGCCAGCGGATAGTGCCTCTCAGCCGATAGTGTTCACACTCATAGACCTCCCGGTCGTTCATCACCGGTTCGGCTAAGAGACCAGCACCCTGAAGAATGCGGACGACATCGCCTCTGGACTTATCCTTGGCCCACTCCTCCAACGCAGCATAGATTTCGACCTGAGCCTCACCCTCGACCCGGTCCTTATGCTTCTGATAACGGCTGTAAAGATCGGGTTTCTTGATGACCTCGCACAGCTCTTTGAAGTCCGGATCGTTGAAGGCCGAGACCATGACGTAGCGGGCATCCAGCCGGTCCTGCGGATTGATGGCATCCGGGTAGTCGGATTTGCCCGCCAGAATGATGCCGTGGACGCAGAGCTGGGTATCCCAGTTGCCCCAACGCTGGCGGACGATGCCAAAGCGGCCATAGAGCGGCGCAGCGTAGCCCAGGCACCGCGTGGCAGCCTGCACCTGGGAGAATTCGATCATGGTGCCCAGCCCGGTTTTCCGCCGCCAATGGATAGCAGCCAGAATGCCGAAGGTGATCTGGGTGCCGGAGTACCAGTCAATGCACCAGTTGGAGTGTTTGGTGCAGTGGCCGCCCATGAATTCGTGCATACCGGTCACTGAAGCCAACCCGGCATGGGCCTGACCCAGGATGTCATAGGAGCCCCCGAAAACCTTGGGGCCGTAACCGAAGCCGCCGCCCCAGACATAGATAAACCGGGGGTTCATCTCAATCAGGTAACGGTAGCTCTGTTTCCAGCGGTCAAAGGTCCCGGGCCGATAGCACTCGGTCAGTCCATCGGACATTTTCACCAGACGATAGAAGGCTTCCTTCATTTCGTCCAGGTGGTAGTCCATGGTAATGTGATATTCGTTGGGATTAGCATTCAAATAACCCATGCCCGTCCCGGTCATCGGCCGGGTGTCATGCAAGGGATAGAGATAGGTCTCATTGAACGGCGC comes from Deltaproteobacteria bacterium and encodes:
- a CDS encoding CoA transferase, translated to MAKDPRVCRLEELDGPKSKQELDEMKMPYEDYCRAAFAPGGEFSRPLSLKGIRWLSTTMYIFTPHSVSNLAELGAEVIKVEMPRMGDPMRHCAPFNETYLYPLHDTRPMTGTGMGYLNANPNEYHITMDYHLDEMKEAFYRLVKMSDGLTECYRPGTFDRWKQSYRYLIEMNPRFIYVWGGGFGYGPKVFGGSYDILGQAHAGLASVTGMHEFMGGHCTKHSNWCIDWYSGTQITFGILAAIHWRRKTGLGTMIEFSQVQAATRCLGYAAPLYGRFGIVRQRWGNWDTQLCVHGIILAGKSDYPDAINPQDRLDARYVMVSAFNDPDFKELCEVIKKPDLYSRYQKHKDRVEGEAQVEIYAALEEWAKDKSRGDVVRILQGAGLLAEPVMNDREVYECEHYRLRGTIRWQDDPIFGDVLAMGSYGAGLMSKTPRRLYWIWRPVGADNVKIYHELLGYPTAKIEEWYSKAMI